In one window of Drosophila ananassae strain 14024-0371.13 chromosome XR, ASM1763931v2, whole genome shotgun sequence DNA:
- the LOC6505037 gene encoding troponin T, skeletal muscle isoform X9, which yields MKSTPPRRRRLSRRPVRRRKKPPQTPAEGEGDPEFIKRQDQKRSDLDEQLKEYISEWRKQRSKEEDELKKLKEKQAKRKISRAEEEQKMAQRKKEEEERRVREAEEKKQREIEEKRQRLEEAEKKRQAMLQAMKDKDKKGPNFTIAKKEAGVLGLSSAAMERNKTKEQLEEEKKISLSFRIKPLAIEGFGESKLREKAQELWELIVKLETEKYDLEERQKRQDYDLKELKERQKQQLRHKALKKGLDPEALTGKYPPKIQVASKYERRVDTRSYDDKKKLFEGGWDEISKDVNEKIWNEKKEQYTGRQKSKLPKWFGERPGKKAGEPETPEGEEDAKADEDIVEDDEEVEEEVVEEEDEEAEEDEEEEEEEEEEEEEEEEEEEEEEEEEEEEEE from the exons ATGAAGAGTACAC ctccgaggaggaggaggttgtCGAGGAGACCCGTGAGGAGACGTAA AAAACCACCTCAGACACCAGCCGA AGGAGAGGGCGACCCAGAGTTCATCAAGCGTCAGGACCAGAAGCGCTCCGACCTCGATGAGCAGCTGAAAGAATACATCAGCGAGTGGCGCAAACAAAGATCCAAGGAGGAGGATGAGCTGAAGAAACTGAAGGAGAAGCAGGCCAAGCGCAAGATCTCCCGCGCCGAGGAGGAGCAGAAGATGGCTCAGCgcaagaaggaggaggaggagcgccGTGTCCGCGAGGCTGAGGAGAAGAAGCAGCGCGAAATCGAGGAGAAGCGCCAGCGCCTCGAGGAGGCCGAGAAGAAGCGCCAGGCCATGCTGCAGGCCATGAAGGATAAGGACAAGAAGGGCCCCAACTTCACCATTGCCAAGAAGGAGGCAGGCGTG ctggGACTCTCGTCCGCCGCCATGGAACGCAACAAGACTAAGGAGCAACTGGAGGAAGAGAAGAAGATCTCGCTGTCGTTCCGCATCAAGCCCTTGGCCATCGAAGGATTCGGCGAGTCGAAGCTCCGCGAGAAGGCCCAGGAGTTGTGGGAGCTCATTGTCAAATTGGAAACTGAGAAGTATGACTTGGAAGAAAGGCAGAAACGTCAGGACTACGAT TTGAAAGAGTTGAAGGAAAGACAGAAGCAACAGCTCAGGCACAAAGCCTTGAAGAAGGGTCTCGACCCCGAAGCTTTGACTGGCAAATACCCG CCCAAGATTCAAGTCGCCTCCAAATATGAGCGACGTGTGGATACACGCTCATACGACGACAAGAAGAAGCTCTTCGAGGGT GGCTGGGATGAGATCAGCAAGGATGTGAACGAGAAGATCTGGAACGAGAAGAAGGAGCAATACACCGGCCGTCAAAAAT cCAAACTGCCAAAGTGGTTCGGCGAGCGACCAGGCAAGAAGGCCGGTGAGCCCGAGACACCCGAGGGCGAGGAGGACGCCAAGGCCGATGAGGACATCGTCGAGGATGATGAGGAGGTCGAGGAGGAGGTCGtcgaggaggaggatgaggaggCTGAGGAGGAtgaggaagaggaggaggaggaagaggaggaggaagaggaagaggaggaggaggaagaggaggaggaggaggaggaagaggaggaggaggaataa
- the LOC6505037 gene encoding troponin T, skeletal muscle isoform X6 yields MKSTPAPRRRRLSRRPVRRRKKPPQTPAEGEGDPEFIKRQDQKRSDLDEQLKEYISEWRKQRSKEEDELKKLKEKQAKRKISRAEEEQKMAQRKKEEEERRVREAEEKKQREIEEKRQRLEEAEKKRQAMLQAMKDKDKKGPNFTIAKKEAGVLGLSSAAMERNKTKEQLEEEKKISLSFRIKPLAIEGFGESKLREKAQELWELIVKLETEKYDLEERQKRQDYDLKELKERQKQQLRHKALKKGLDPEALTGKYPPKIQVASKYERRVDTRSYDDKKKLFEGGWDEISKDVNEKIWNEKKEQYTGRQKSKLPKWFGERPGKKAGEPETPEGEEDAKADEDIVEDDEEVEEEVVEEEDEEAEEDEEEEEEEEEEEEEEEEEEEEEEEEEEEEEE; encoded by the exons ATGAAGAGTACAC CAGctccgaggaggaggaggttgtCGAGGAGACCCGTGAGGAGACGTAA AAAACCACCTCAGACACCAGCCGA AGGAGAGGGCGACCCAGAGTTCATCAAGCGTCAGGACCAGAAGCGCTCCGACCTCGATGAGCAGCTGAAAGAATACATCAGCGAGTGGCGCAAACAAAGATCCAAGGAGGAGGATGAGCTGAAGAAACTGAAGGAGAAGCAGGCCAAGCGCAAGATCTCCCGCGCCGAGGAGGAGCAGAAGATGGCTCAGCgcaagaaggaggaggaggagcgccGTGTCCGCGAGGCTGAGGAGAAGAAGCAGCGCGAAATCGAGGAGAAGCGCCAGCGCCTCGAGGAGGCCGAGAAGAAGCGCCAGGCCATGCTGCAGGCCATGAAGGATAAGGACAAGAAGGGCCCCAACTTCACCATTGCCAAGAAGGAGGCAGGCGTG ctggGACTCTCGTCCGCCGCCATGGAACGCAACAAGACTAAGGAGCAACTGGAGGAAGAGAAGAAGATCTCGCTGTCGTTCCGCATCAAGCCCTTGGCCATCGAAGGATTCGGCGAGTCGAAGCTCCGCGAGAAGGCCCAGGAGTTGTGGGAGCTCATTGTCAAATTGGAAACTGAGAAGTATGACTTGGAAGAAAGGCAGAAACGTCAGGACTACGAT TTGAAAGAGTTGAAGGAAAGACAGAAGCAACAGCTCAGGCACAAAGCCTTGAAGAAGGGTCTCGACCCCGAAGCTTTGACTGGCAAATACCCG CCCAAGATTCAAGTCGCCTCCAAATATGAGCGACGTGTGGATACACGCTCATACGACGACAAGAAGAAGCTCTTCGAGGGT GGCTGGGATGAGATCAGCAAGGATGTGAACGAGAAGATCTGGAACGAGAAGAAGGAGCAATACACCGGCCGTCAAAAAT cCAAACTGCCAAAGTGGTTCGGCGAGCGACCAGGCAAGAAGGCCGGTGAGCCCGAGACACCCGAGGGCGAGGAGGACGCCAAGGCCGATGAGGACATCGTCGAGGATGATGAGGAGGTCGAGGAGGAGGTCGtcgaggaggaggatgaggaggCTGAGGAGGAtgaggaagaggaggaggaggaagaggaggaggaagaggaagaggaggaggaggaagaggaggaggaggaggaggaagaggaggaggaggaataa